In Brachypodium distachyon strain Bd21 chromosome 2, Brachypodium_distachyon_v3.0, whole genome shotgun sequence, one genomic interval encodes:
- the LOC100823253 gene encoding protein TOO MANY MOUTHS, which translates to MASVLSVLIVVATVTLAGAGRWTCRAEFTVVVPDSAVAGALVDAPQTGFSDRARTDPAEQRAVQDVMAATGNGWASGIADVCRGRWHGIECVPDRGDVYHVVSLSFGALSDDTAFPACDAAHATLSPAVLALPHLRSLFFYRCFSANPQPIPAFLGRLGPAFRSLVLRQNGHVGPIPMEIGSLTALRVLDLHGNHLTSAIPATLQSLKHLQLLDLSYNRLAGQVPSFKFQHLSILDLSHNYLQGHVPASFGQCRSLLKLDLGQNRLAGTIPDALGDLSELILLDLSHNALSGPIPAAIGRLSALRSLILGDNRMQFSTVPEDLFTGLKALTTLVLSRMGLEGLLPESIGELSELRVLRLDGNGFTGVIPASFRRLGKASELRVDGNRLVGPIPFGKQMMWRLGKKLRVGGNEGLCYDARQEGLQGVVALAGVADCDSVRSRTTQHLSSNRKSGGTVANVSTSAANSGCNGAARVESLHVVLGVLVFLRLALL; encoded by the coding sequence ATGGCTTCGGTGCTTTCCGTGCTGATCGTCGTGGCGACGGTGACGCTGGCCGGCGCAGGCCGCTGGACGTGCCGTGCCGAGTtcacggtggtggtgccggactcggcggtggccggcgcgCTGGTGGACGCGCCGCAGACTGGGTTCTCGGACCGGGCGCGCACCGACCCGGCCGAGCAGCGCGCCGTGCAGGACGTGATGGCGGCCACGGGGAACGGCTGGGCGTCGGGCATCGCGGACGTGTGCCGCGGCAGATGGCACGGCATCGAGTGTGTGCCGGACCGCGGCGACGTCTACCACGtcgtctccctctccttcggcGCGCTCTCCGACGACACCGCCTTCCCGGCCTGCGACGCGGCCCACGCCACGCTGTCCCCGGCCGTGCTCGCGCTCCCGCACCTCCGCTCCCTCTTCTTCTACCGCTGCTTCTCGGCCAACCCGCAGCCGATCCCGGCGTTCCTCGGCCGCCTCGGCCCCGCGTTCCGGTCGCTCGTGCTACGGCAAAACGGCCACGTCGGCCCGATCCCCATGGAGATCGGCAGCCTCACGGCGCTGCGCGTGCTCGACCTCCACGGCAACCACCTCACATCTGCCATCCCGGCCACCCTCCAGTCCTTGAAGCACCTCCAGCTGCTCGACCTCAGCTACAACCGGCTTGCGGGCCAGGTGCCCAGCTTCAAGTTCCAGCACCTCAGCATCCTGGACCTCAGCCACAACTACTTGCAGGGCCACGTCCCGGCGAGCTTCGGGCAATGCCGGTCCCTGCTGAAGCTCGACCTCGGCCAGAACCGCCTGGCCGGCACGATCCCCGACGCGCTCGGCGACCTGTCAGAGCTCATCCTGCTCGACCTCAGCCACAACGCGCTGTCCGGCCCGATCCCTGCCGCGATCGGACGGCTGTCGGCGCTGCGGTCGCTGATCCTCGGGGACAACCGGATGCAGTTCTCGACGGTCCCGGAAGACTTGTTCACGGGGCTCAAGGCACTCACGACGCTGGTTCTCTCCCGCATGGGGCTGGAAGGATTGTTGCCGGAGTCCATCGGGGAGCTGAGCGAGCTCCGGGTGCTGCGGCTGGACGGCAACGGGTTCACCGGCGTGATACCGGCGAGCTTCCGGCGGCTGGGGAAGGCCAGCGAGCTCCGCGTGGACGGCAACCGGCTCGTGGGGCCGATACCGTTCGGGAAGCAGATGATGTGGAGGCTCGGCAAGAAGCTGCGCGTCGGCGGTAACGAGGGGCTGTGCTACGACGCCAGGCAAGAAGGGCTGCAGGGCGTCGTGGCGCTGGCCGGCGTCGCGGACTGCGACAGCGTCAGGAGCCGGACCACGCAGCACTTGAGCTCGAACCGGAAGAGTGGCGGCACGGTGGCTAACGTGAGCACGTCGGCTGCGAATTCTGGATGCAACGGTGCGGCTCGCGTCGAGAGTCTGCACGTTGTCTTGGGCGTATTGGTGTTCTTGCGGCTTGCATTGTTGTAG
- the LOC100836457 gene encoding S-type anion channel SLAH2 isoform X2 yields MEYGRDDVQIQMTGGQLNEQTSRGEALPALLIQVPSRTIAGFDCVGGEATATLQHEQHKGVLQGAYTETVISIPAPATPPPAAPVPVYDAIPYSLSLSMPASPSGFHFSQFRTASVHRQDAPPAETKPGVEGVQAVAHGPLLLKQTRFHSQPILHASLQNNNEGLRRADSTRDKRFDPFKTFSGRLERQLSNLRGRPLDPIDLESSQSKISEETETETDQVPGADRYFDALEGPELDTLRATEVAVLPSDEKWPFLLRFPISAFGMCLGVSSQAILWKTLASAPPTAFLHVSPVVTHVLWYISLALMGLVSFIYLLKVVFYFEAVRREFYHPIRANFFFAPWIACLFLVQGAPMPVAEVHHGVWYVLMAPIFCLELKIYGQWMSGGQRRLSKVANPSNHLSIVGNFVGALLGAKMGLREGPVFFFAVGLAHYIVLFVTLYQRLPTNVTLPKELHPVFFLFVAAPSVASMAWAKINGRFDNGARIAYFIALFLYMSLAVRINFFRGFRFSLAWWAYTFPMTGASIATITYATEVTNVLTRTLSIGLSGIATVTVAGLLVTTMFHAFVLRDLFPNDVSIAITRRKPKFSKILAHFRSDMKELVLSVSKSPNSDSDTSVSGSTTDTDPSVTKGKAEP; encoded by the exons ATGGAGTACGGCAGAGACGACGTCCAAATCCAGATGACCGGCGGCCAGCTGAACGAGCAAACGTCCCGAGGGGAAGCTCTTCCGGCGCTGCTCATCCAGGTTCCTTCGCGGACCATCGCCGGCTTCGACTGCGTTGGCGGCGAAGCGACTGCTACTCTGCAGCACGAGCAGCACAAGGGAGTACTACAGGGCGCGTATACGGAAACTGTCATTAGCatcccggcgccggcgaccccACCACCGGCTGCCCCCGTGCCCGTGTACGACGCCATCCCGTACTCCCTTTCGCTCAGCATGCCGGCGTCGCCGTCGGGGTTCCACTTCTCGCAATTCCGGACGGCGTCCGTGCACCGCCAGGACGCGCCGCCAGCCGAGACCAAGCCCGGCGTCGAAGGCGTTCAGGCGGTTGCGCATGGCCCACTGCTGCTGAAGCAGACGCGGTTCCACTCGCAGCCCATCCTCCACGCGTCCCTGCAGAACAACAACGAGGGGCTGCGGCGGGCCGACAGCACGCGCGACAAGCGGTTCGACCCTTTCAAGACCTTCTCCGGCCGCCTCGAGCGGCAGCTCTCCAACCTGCGGGGCCGGCCGCTGGACCCCATCGATCTCGAGTCCTCCCAGTCCAAGATCTCGGAGGAGACCGAGACCGAGACCGACCAGGTCCCCGGCGCCGACCGCTACTTCGACGCCCTCGAAGGCCCCGAGCTCGACACTCTCAGG GCGACAGAGGTGGCGGTGCTACCGAGTGACGAGAAGTGGCCGTTCCTGCTGCGGTTCCCGATCAGCGCGTTCGGGATGTGCCTCGGGGTGAGCAGCCAGGCGATCCTGTGGAAGACGCtggcgtcggcgccgccgacggcgtTCCTCCACGTGAGCCCCGTGGTGACCCACGTGCTGTGGTACATCTCGCTGGCGCTCATGGGGCTCGTCTCCTTCATCTACCTGCTCAAGGTGGTCTTCTACTTCGAGGCGGTCCGGCGCGAGTTCTACCACCCGATCCGCGCAAACTTCTTCTTCGCGCCGTGGATCGCGTGCCTCTTCCTGGTGCAGGGCGCGCCCATGCCGGTGGCCGAGGTGCACCACGGCGTCTGGTACGTGCTCATGGCGCCCATCTTCTGCCTCGAGCTCAAGATCTACGGGCAGTGGATGTCCGGCGGCCAGCGCCGGCTCTCCAAGGTGGCCAACCCGTCCAACCACCTGTCCATCGTCGGCAACTTTGTCGGCGCGCTGCTCGGGGCCAAGATGGGCCTGCGGGAGGGGCCCGTCTTCTTTTTCGCTGTCGGCCTGGCCCACTACATTGTCCTCTTCGTCACGCTCTACCAGCGGCTCCCCACCAACGTCACGCTCCCCAAGGAGCTCCACccggtcttcttcctcttcgtcgCCGCCCCCAGCGTCGCCTCCATGGCCTGGGCCAAGATCAACGGTCGCTTCGACAACGGCGCCCGGATCGCCTACTTCATCGCGCTCTTCCTCTACATGTCGCTG GCTGTGCGGATCAACTTCTTCAGAGGATTCCGGTTCTCCCTGGCGTGGTGGGCGTACACGTTCCCGATGACGGGCGCGTCGATCGCGACCATCACGTACGCCACGGAGGTGACCAACGTGCTGACGCGGACGCTATCCATCGGGCTCTCGGGCATCGCCACCGTCACGGTGGCCGGCCTCCTGGTCACCACCATGTTCCACGCCTTCGTGCTCAGGGACCTCTTCCCCAACGACGTCTCCATCGCCATCACCCGGAGGAAGCCCAAGTTCAGCAAGATCCTCGCGCACTTCCGCTCCGACATGAAGGAGCTCGTGCTCTCCGTCTCCAAGTCGCCCAACTCTGACTCCGACACGTCCGTCTCAGGCTCCACTACTGATACCGACCCGTCCGTCACCAAAGGCAAAGCAGAACCTTAA
- the LOC100836457 gene encoding S-type anion channel SLAH2 isoform X1 has product MPSRASAELACLVLDTRLPCLLGVYCWCRSSPLHFFAKWSAMSDRAGSLIGMEYGRDDVQIQMTGGQLNEQTSRGEALPALLIQVPSRTIAGFDCVGGEATATLQHEQHKGVLQGAYTETVISIPAPATPPPAAPVPVYDAIPYSLSLSMPASPSGFHFSQFRTASVHRQDAPPAETKPGVEGVQAVAHGPLLLKQTRFHSQPILHASLQNNNEGLRRADSTRDKRFDPFKTFSGRLERQLSNLRGRPLDPIDLESSQSKISEETETETDQVPGADRYFDALEGPELDTLRATEVAVLPSDEKWPFLLRFPISAFGMCLGVSSQAILWKTLASAPPTAFLHVSPVVTHVLWYISLALMGLVSFIYLLKVVFYFEAVRREFYHPIRANFFFAPWIACLFLVQGAPMPVAEVHHGVWYVLMAPIFCLELKIYGQWMSGGQRRLSKVANPSNHLSIVGNFVGALLGAKMGLREGPVFFFAVGLAHYIVLFVTLYQRLPTNVTLPKELHPVFFLFVAAPSVASMAWAKINGRFDNGARIAYFIALFLYMSLAVRINFFRGFRFSLAWWAYTFPMTGASIATITYATEVTNVLTRTLSIGLSGIATVTVAGLLVTTMFHAFVLRDLFPNDVSIAITRRKPKFSKILAHFRSDMKELVLSVSKSPNSDSDTSVSGSTTDTDPSVTKGKAEP; this is encoded by the exons ATGCCCAGCCGTGCTTCGGCCGAATTGGCGTGTCTGGTATTGGATACTCGACTTCCGTGTCTTTTGGGAGTTTATTGCTGGTGCCGTAGTTCTCCCCTGCATTTCTTTGCTAAGTGGAGTGCTATGTCTGATCGTGCAGGTTCCTTGATTGGCATGGAGTACGGCAGAGACGACGTCCAAATCCAGATGACCGGCGGCCAGCTGAACGAGCAAACGTCCCGAGGGGAAGCTCTTCCGGCGCTGCTCATCCAGGTTCCTTCGCGGACCATCGCCGGCTTCGACTGCGTTGGCGGCGAAGCGACTGCTACTCTGCAGCACGAGCAGCACAAGGGAGTACTACAGGGCGCGTATACGGAAACTGTCATTAGCatcccggcgccggcgaccccACCACCGGCTGCCCCCGTGCCCGTGTACGACGCCATCCCGTACTCCCTTTCGCTCAGCATGCCGGCGTCGCCGTCGGGGTTCCACTTCTCGCAATTCCGGACGGCGTCCGTGCACCGCCAGGACGCGCCGCCAGCCGAGACCAAGCCCGGCGTCGAAGGCGTTCAGGCGGTTGCGCATGGCCCACTGCTGCTGAAGCAGACGCGGTTCCACTCGCAGCCCATCCTCCACGCGTCCCTGCAGAACAACAACGAGGGGCTGCGGCGGGCCGACAGCACGCGCGACAAGCGGTTCGACCCTTTCAAGACCTTCTCCGGCCGCCTCGAGCGGCAGCTCTCCAACCTGCGGGGCCGGCCGCTGGACCCCATCGATCTCGAGTCCTCCCAGTCCAAGATCTCGGAGGAGACCGAGACCGAGACCGACCAGGTCCCCGGCGCCGACCGCTACTTCGACGCCCTCGAAGGCCCCGAGCTCGACACTCTCAGG GCGACAGAGGTGGCGGTGCTACCGAGTGACGAGAAGTGGCCGTTCCTGCTGCGGTTCCCGATCAGCGCGTTCGGGATGTGCCTCGGGGTGAGCAGCCAGGCGATCCTGTGGAAGACGCtggcgtcggcgccgccgacggcgtTCCTCCACGTGAGCCCCGTGGTGACCCACGTGCTGTGGTACATCTCGCTGGCGCTCATGGGGCTCGTCTCCTTCATCTACCTGCTCAAGGTGGTCTTCTACTTCGAGGCGGTCCGGCGCGAGTTCTACCACCCGATCCGCGCAAACTTCTTCTTCGCGCCGTGGATCGCGTGCCTCTTCCTGGTGCAGGGCGCGCCCATGCCGGTGGCCGAGGTGCACCACGGCGTCTGGTACGTGCTCATGGCGCCCATCTTCTGCCTCGAGCTCAAGATCTACGGGCAGTGGATGTCCGGCGGCCAGCGCCGGCTCTCCAAGGTGGCCAACCCGTCCAACCACCTGTCCATCGTCGGCAACTTTGTCGGCGCGCTGCTCGGGGCCAAGATGGGCCTGCGGGAGGGGCCCGTCTTCTTTTTCGCTGTCGGCCTGGCCCACTACATTGTCCTCTTCGTCACGCTCTACCAGCGGCTCCCCACCAACGTCACGCTCCCCAAGGAGCTCCACccggtcttcttcctcttcgtcgCCGCCCCCAGCGTCGCCTCCATGGCCTGGGCCAAGATCAACGGTCGCTTCGACAACGGCGCCCGGATCGCCTACTTCATCGCGCTCTTCCTCTACATGTCGCTG GCTGTGCGGATCAACTTCTTCAGAGGATTCCGGTTCTCCCTGGCGTGGTGGGCGTACACGTTCCCGATGACGGGCGCGTCGATCGCGACCATCACGTACGCCACGGAGGTGACCAACGTGCTGACGCGGACGCTATCCATCGGGCTCTCGGGCATCGCCACCGTCACGGTGGCCGGCCTCCTGGTCACCACCATGTTCCACGCCTTCGTGCTCAGGGACCTCTTCCCCAACGACGTCTCCATCGCCATCACCCGGAGGAAGCCCAAGTTCAGCAAGATCCTCGCGCACTTCCGCTCCGACATGAAGGAGCTCGTGCTCTCCGTCTCCAAGTCGCCCAACTCTGACTCCGACACGTCCGTCTCAGGCTCCACTACTGATACCGACCCGTCCGTCACCAAAGGCAAAGCAGAACCTTAA
- the LOC100823563 gene encoding uncharacterized protein LOC100823563 isoform X2, translated as MSSSDDEDAFDPTVIWLWDPKLHNNVPAYKLDDVEVDQEKAELTLIQSLYDKAKMKGEKPCLICCLRSTISNPVLMFAKYIIGNKLKLQNRDAKNELVWVTDDFYTAEGMVDLVRAIHKTIMKRGATCAACGNVFLTSALHDIHHSES; from the exons ATGTCGTCCtctgatgatgaagatgcatTTGACCCCACAGTCATCTGGCTCTGGGACCCAAAACTTCACAACAATGTTCCAGCCTACAAGCTTGATGATGTTGAAGTTGACCAGGAAAAGGCAGAACTCACATTAATTCAGAGCTTATATGACAAAGCAAAGATGAAAGGCGAAAAGCCTTGTTTGATATGCTGCTTGAGAAGTACTATATCTAATCCTGTTCTCATGTTCGCCAAATATATTATTGGTAATAAATTAAAATTGCAGAACAGAG ATGCAAAGAATGAACTGGTTTGGGTTACAGATGACTTCTATACAGCTGAAGGTATGGTTGATCTTGTTCGTGCTATCCACAAAACAATCATGAAGAGAGGAGCAACTTGTGCAGCCTGTGGGAATGTCTTTTTGACATCTGCACTTCATGATATTCACCAT AGCGAGTCCTAA
- the LOC100823563 gene encoding uncharacterized protein LOC100823563 isoform X1, which translates to MSSSDDEDAFDPTVIWLWDPKLHNNVPAYKLDDVEVDQEKAELTLIQSLYDKAKMKGEKPCLICCLRSTISNPVLMFAKYIIGNKLKLQNRDAKNELVWVTDDFYTAEGMVDLVRAIHKTIMKRGATCAACGNVFLTSALHDIHHVSIHKDLNSSKSES; encoded by the exons ATGTCGTCCtctgatgatgaagatgcatTTGACCCCACAGTCATCTGGCTCTGGGACCCAAAACTTCACAACAATGTTCCAGCCTACAAGCTTGATGATGTTGAAGTTGACCAGGAAAAGGCAGAACTCACATTAATTCAGAGCTTATATGACAAAGCAAAGATGAAAGGCGAAAAGCCTTGTTTGATATGCTGCTTGAGAAGTACTATATCTAATCCTGTTCTCATGTTCGCCAAATATATTATTGGTAATAAATTAAAATTGCAGAACAGAG ATGCAAAGAATGAACTGGTTTGGGTTACAGATGACTTCTATACAGCTGAAGGTATGGTTGATCTTGTTCGTGCTATCCACAAAACAATCATGAAGAGAGGAGCAACTTGTGCAGCCTGTGGGAATGTCTTTTTGACATCTGCACTTCATGATATTCACCATGTAAGTATTCACAAAGACCTGAATTCTTCCAAG AGCGAGTCCTAA